In Chryseobacterium gleum, a single genomic region encodes these proteins:
- a CDS encoding LytR/AlgR family response regulator transcription factor produces MITHIRCMIIDDDELDRLVLQHYIRQYQNIEVVASFDSAEKAIPYLDLPIDFLITETNLGGMNGLEFRKLAHKIPACIFVSSHPELAAGAFEINTLDFITKPLTAERFHYSMEKLFDFFEVKEKCACYDAMIGENCIKIKEGGHIFQIKMKDILYLEALKDYTRIITLEKKHCILNSLGNLLQKNCFDSFVRIHRSYAVPRHLIRGKSCHEIELTHQIKLPIGRTYKDNLSFFNP; encoded by the coding sequence ATGATTACGCATATCAGATGTATGATTATTGATGATGATGAACTGGACAGGCTGGTTCTTCAGCATTATATCAGGCAATATCAGAATATTGAAGTTGTTGCCTCTTTTGACTCTGCAGAAAAGGCTATTCCTTATCTTGACCTCCCTATTGATTTTCTCATTACCGAAACCAATTTAGGCGGCATGAACGGACTAGAATTCAGAAAACTGGCTCACAAGATCCCCGCGTGTATTTTCGTAAGCTCTCATCCTGAGCTGGCAGCGGGCGCCTTTGAAATCAATACTTTAGATTTTATTACCAAACCCCTTACGGCAGAACGCTTTCATTACTCTATGGAGAAGCTTTTTGATTTTTTTGAAGTAAAGGAAAAATGCGCCTGCTATGATGCCATGATAGGTGAAAACTGCATTAAAATAAAAGAAGGTGGACATATTTTCCAGATTAAAATGAAAGATATCCTGTACCTGGAAGCTCTGAAAGATTATACAAGGATCATTACTCTTGAAAAAAAACACTGTATCTTAAATTCCCTGGGAAACCTTCTGCAAAAAAACTGTTTTGATTCCTTTGTCAGAATCCACAGAAGCTATGCCGTCCCCCGCCATCTTATCCGTGGTAAAAGCTGTCATGAAATAGAACTTACCCATCAAATAAAACTACCTATCGGCCGAACCTACAAGGATAATCTCTCCTTTTTCAATCCTTAA